A single window of Ptychodera flava strain L36383 chromosome 3 unlocalized genomic scaffold, AS_Pfla_20210202 Scaffold_25__1_contigs__length_14229661_pilon, whole genome shotgun sequence DNA harbors:
- the LOC139125659 gene encoding uncharacterized protein isoform X3, protein MNRSRWGGKFCSKTELKRRKNVSKATIERFEKNSVDSHSPARNVGTSTSDARAPIWSSPRDADDTQCEPLIPPTNQQIPWYEGVRLVNLGVLARGLDACNVCHEHLRLTQCQSETKYGGGSVLHIPCDQCGSINNVYTSKTHRKVELSRGMQAFDVNAKIATGMITAGIGERHLNQMLSSISVPTIHHKTLKRKEREVGESILKVANQSCKQAISDEMCASKKPRIDVSYDGGWQKRGSGREYKSLSGR, encoded by the exons ATGAACAGATCTCGTTGGGGTGGAAAATTTTGCTCGAAAACAGAGTTGAAACGACGCAAAAATGTTTCCAAGGCGACCATTGAGCGGTTTGAGAAGAACTCAGTTGATTCACATTCACCAGCGAGAAATGTGGGAACATCGACATCAGATGCTCGTGCACCCATTTGGTCTTCGCCACGCGACGCCGACGATACTCAATGCGAACCCTTGATTCCTCCAACTAATCAGCAAATACCGTGGTATGAAGGCGTTAGACTGGTGAATTTGGGAGTGCTTGCAAGAGGATTAGATGCTTGCAATGTTTGCCATGAACACCTGCGTCTGACACAGTGTCAATCTGAAACCAAGTACGGCGGTGGCAGCGTACTCCATATACCCTGTGACCAATGCGGTTCTATAAATAATGTATATACGAGTAAAACCCATCGGAAAGTTGAGCTGAGCCGTGGTATGCAGGCTTTTGACGTCAACGCCAAAATTGCCACAG GTATGATCACCGCAGGGATTGGAGAACGTCATCTCAATCAGATGCTGTcatcaatttctgtaccaacCATACATCATAAGACATTAAAACGCAAAGAGAGAGAAGTTGGAGaatcaattttgaaagttgCAAACCAGTCATGTAAACAAGCTATATCAGATGAGATGTGTGCATCAAAGAAACCAAG GATTGATGTGTCGTATGATGGAGGATGGCAAAAGAGGGGCAGTGGGAGAGAATATAAGAGTTTGTCAG GAAGATAG
- the LOC139125659 gene encoding uncharacterized protein isoform X2, with protein sequence MNRSRWGGKFCSKTELKRRKNVSKATIERFEKNSVDSHSPARNVGTSTSDARAPIWSSPRDADDTQCEPLIPPTNQQIPWYEGVRLVNLGVLARGLDACNVCHEHLRLTQCQSETKYGGGSVLHIPCDQCGSINNVYTSKTHRKVELSRGMQAFDVNAKIATGMITAGIGERHLNQMLSSISVPTIHHKTLKRKEREVGESILKVANQSCKQAISDEMCASKKPRIDVSYDGGWQKRGSGREYKSLSGSQRKFTIT encoded by the exons ATGAACAGATCTCGTTGGGGTGGAAAATTTTGCTCGAAAACAGAGTTGAAACGACGCAAAAATGTTTCCAAGGCGACCATTGAGCGGTTTGAGAAGAACTCAGTTGATTCACATTCACCAGCGAGAAATGTGGGAACATCGACATCAGATGCTCGTGCACCCATTTGGTCTTCGCCACGCGACGCCGACGATACTCAATGCGAACCCTTGATTCCTCCAACTAATCAGCAAATACCGTGGTATGAAGGCGTTAGACTGGTGAATTTGGGAGTGCTTGCAAGAGGATTAGATGCTTGCAATGTTTGCCATGAACACCTGCGTCTGACACAGTGTCAATCTGAAACCAAGTACGGCGGTGGCAGCGTACTCCATATACCCTGTGACCAATGCGGTTCTATAAATAATGTATATACGAGTAAAACCCATCGGAAAGTTGAGCTGAGCCGTGGTATGCAGGCTTTTGACGTCAACGCCAAAATTGCCACAG GTATGATCACCGCAGGGATTGGAGAACGTCATCTCAATCAGATGCTGTcatcaatttctgtaccaacCATACATCATAAGACATTAAAACGCAAAGAGAGAGAAGTTGGAGaatcaattttgaaagttgCAAACCAGTCATGTAAACAAGCTATATCAGATGAGATGTGTGCATCAAAGAAACCAAG GATTGATGTGTCGTATGATGGAGGATGGCAAAAGAGGGGCAGTGGGAGAGAATATAAGAGTTTGTCAG GTTCACAAAGAAAATTTACTATCACCTAG
- the LOC139125659 gene encoding uncharacterized protein isoform X1, whose product MNRSRWGGKFCSKTELKRRKNVSKATIERFEKNSVDSHSPARNVGTSTSDARAPIWSSPRDADDTQCEPLIPPTNQQIPWYEGVRLVNLGVLARGLDACNVCHEHLRLTQCQSETKYGGGSVLHIPCDQCGSINNVYTSKTHRKVELSRGMQAFDVNAKIATGMITAGIGERHLNQMLSSISVPTIHHKTLKRKEREVGESILKVANQSCKQAISDEMCASKKPSEKRKEPRRRQPLKYEKGVRMKRVLGCPCHQSNAGMRFWSLSYHLILYHCLKDHILLSSLT is encoded by the exons ATGAACAGATCTCGTTGGGGTGGAAAATTTTGCTCGAAAACAGAGTTGAAACGACGCAAAAATGTTTCCAAGGCGACCATTGAGCGGTTTGAGAAGAACTCAGTTGATTCACATTCACCAGCGAGAAATGTGGGAACATCGACATCAGATGCTCGTGCACCCATTTGGTCTTCGCCACGCGACGCCGACGATACTCAATGCGAACCCTTGATTCCTCCAACTAATCAGCAAATACCGTGGTATGAAGGCGTTAGACTGGTGAATTTGGGAGTGCTTGCAAGAGGATTAGATGCTTGCAATGTTTGCCATGAACACCTGCGTCTGACACAGTGTCAATCTGAAACCAAGTACGGCGGTGGCAGCGTACTCCATATACCCTGTGACCAATGCGGTTCTATAAATAATGTATATACGAGTAAAACCCATCGGAAAGTTGAGCTGAGCCGTGGTATGCAGGCTTTTGACGTCAACGCCAAAATTGCCACAG GTATGATCACCGCAGGGATTGGAGAACGTCATCTCAATCAGATGCTGTcatcaatttctgtaccaacCATACATCATAAGACATTAAAACGCAAAGAGAGAGAAGTTGGAGaatcaattttgaaagttgCAAACCAGTCATGTAAACAAGCTATATCAGATGAGATGTGTGCATCAAAGAAACCAAG CGAAAAGAGAAAAGAGCCCAGAAGACGGCAGCCACTGAAGTACGAGAAGGGAGTACGTATGAAAAGGGTGTTGGGTTGTCCATGTCATCAGAGCAATGCAGGAATGAGATTCTGGAGCCTGTCTTACCACCTGATTCTGTATCACTGTCTGAAGGATCATATACTCCTGTCGTCTTTGACATAG
- the LOC139125659 gene encoding uncharacterized protein isoform X4: MRCVHQRNQGLMCRMMEDGKRGAVGENIRVCQVHKENLLSPSRTCQIYGAKLDRKTQKVNDRAKTKKGKLERLQRKEKRAQKTAATEVREGSTYEKGVGLSMSSEQCRNEILEPVLPPDSVSLSEGSYTPVVFDIETTSAYSTAEITQIAAVSGDDQFSQYILPKQPICRIASEKTRLTVKVVNCAMKENSSYSS; the protein is encoded by the exons ATGAGATGTGTGCATCAAAGAAACCAAG GATTGATGTGTCGTATGATGGAGGATGGCAAAAGAGGGGCAGTGGGAGAGAATATAAGAGTTTGTCAG GTTCACAAAGAAAATTTACTATCACCTAGTAGAACATGCCAAATTTATGGTGCCAAATTGGATAGGAAAACTCAAAAAGTGAATGACAGAGCTAAGACTAAGAAAGGAAAGTTAGAGAGACTCCAG CGAAAAGAGAAAAGAGCCCAGAAGACGGCAGCCACTGAAGTACGAGAAGGGAGTACGTATGAAAAGGGTGTTGGGTTGTCCATGTCATCAGAGCAATGCAGGAATGAGATTCTGGAGCCTGTCTTACCACCTGATTCTGTATCACTGTCTGAAGGATCATATACTCCTGTCGTCTTTGACATAGAAACTACATCAGCAT ATTCAACTGCAGAAATCACCCAGATTGCAGCTGTGTCAGGAGATGACCAGTTCAGCCAGTACATTTTGCCAAAACAGCCAATTTGTCGTATTGCAAGTGAAAAAACTCGCCTTACTGTAAAAGTGGTAAATTGTGCTATGAAGGAAAACAGTTCCTACAGTTCCTAA